One genomic window of Pseudoxanthomonas sp. includes the following:
- a CDS encoding Mth938-like domain-containing protein, translated as MRAADGRSAKVNDQVLHQSFILTPATLQTDWPVTQAETLDAATLQPLLALDPEIVLLGTGARQVFPPAEAMAACLTRGVGIEVMTNDAAARTFHILAGEGRRVVAGFILG; from the coding sequence CTGCGTGCGGCCGACGGCCGCAGCGCCAAGGTCAACGATCAGGTCCTGCACCAGAGCTTCATCCTGACCCCGGCCACCCTGCAGACCGACTGGCCCGTCACCCAGGCCGAAACACTGGATGCCGCTACGCTGCAACCGCTGCTGGCCCTGGACCCGGAAATCGTGCTGCTCGGCACGGGCGCGCGCCAGGTGTTCCCGCCGGCCGAGGCCATGGCCGCCTGCCTGACCCGCGGCGTGGGCATCGAAGTGATGACCAACGACGCCGCCGCGCGCACCTTCCACATCCTGGCCGGCGAAGGCCGGCGCGTGGTGGCTGGGTTCATCCTCGGCTGA
- a CDS encoding trimeric intracellular cation channel family protein yields MHAVIDVLDLGGTFVFAISGAVAAVNRRLDLFGILVLSFVAGNFGGISRDVLIGAVPPAALADGRYLLVSALAGIITFLSYAGVDRLRSPVLLFDSVGLAFFAVAGAQKAITFGLSPVMAALLGMLTGIGGGIMRDVLLRDIPQVLRSDLYAIAALAAASVVVIGNSLGVPYGVSAIAGGALCIGIRFMAIRYGWNLPVARLSAQKRAGIEPPDDKKAP; encoded by the coding sequence ATCCACGCCGTCATTGATGTCCTCGACCTGGGCGGCACGTTCGTCTTCGCGATCAGCGGAGCGGTCGCCGCCGTCAATCGCCGGCTCGACCTTTTCGGGATTCTCGTGCTGTCTTTCGTGGCTGGGAATTTCGGCGGCATCAGCCGCGATGTGCTGATCGGCGCAGTGCCGCCAGCGGCACTGGCTGACGGGCGATATCTACTGGTCTCCGCCTTGGCCGGCATCATCACGTTCCTGTCCTATGCCGGCGTCGACCGGCTGCGCAGCCCGGTGCTCCTGTTCGACTCGGTGGGCCTGGCGTTCTTCGCCGTTGCCGGTGCGCAGAAGGCGATCACGTTCGGGCTGAGTCCGGTAATGGCCGCGCTGCTGGGCATGCTGACCGGCATCGGCGGCGGCATCATGCGCGATGTGCTCCTTCGGGACATCCCCCAGGTACTGCGCTCGGATCTCTATGCGATTGCCGCATTGGCAGCCGCCTCGGTCGTCGTCATCGGCAATTCGCTGGGCGTGCCCTATGGCGTCTCGGCAATCGCAGGCGGCGCCCTGTGCATCGGTATCCGCTTCATGGCCATCAGGTATGGCTGGAATCTGCCTGTTGCACGCCTGTCCGCGCAGAAGCGCGCCGGGATAGAGCCGCCCGATGACAAGAAGGCGCCCTGA
- the surE gene encoding 5'/3'-nucleotidase SurE — translation MRVLVSNDDGVDAPGIRILAEGLRAAGHDVWVVAPDRDRSGASNSLTLDLPIRTRQLDERTIRVNGTPTDCVHLALTGMLDFDPDIVVSGINNSANLGDDVIYSGTVSAAMEGRFLGLPAVAVSLVTRDHLARHYETAARAAVQIVARLKSDPLPANTILNVNVPDLAWDEVEGFEVTRLGNRHRSEACMPQNDPRGGTVYWIGPAGQEQDAGVGTDFHAVRHGSISITPIHVDLTRYQALETVASWVGGLTASLEPSA, via the coding sequence GTGCGCGTACTTGTAAGCAACGACGACGGCGTAGACGCCCCCGGAATCCGCATTCTCGCCGAAGGCCTGCGGGCCGCCGGCCACGACGTGTGGGTGGTGGCGCCAGACCGCGACCGCTCCGGCGCCAGCAACTCGCTGACCCTGGACCTGCCGATCCGCACGCGCCAGCTGGATGAACGCACCATCCGCGTCAACGGCACGCCGACCGACTGCGTTCACCTGGCACTGACCGGGATGCTGGATTTCGATCCGGACATCGTGGTGTCCGGGATCAACAATTCGGCCAACCTGGGCGATGACGTGATCTATTCGGGCACCGTGTCGGCGGCGATGGAAGGGCGTTTCCTGGGCCTGCCCGCCGTGGCGGTGTCGCTGGTCACCCGCGACCACCTCGCCAGGCATTACGAGACTGCCGCACGCGCCGCGGTACAGATCGTGGCCCGGCTGAAGTCCGACCCGCTGCCGGCCAATACCATCCTCAATGTCAACGTGCCGGACCTGGCCTGGGACGAGGTGGAGGGCTTCGAGGTCACCCGGCTGGGCAACCGCCACCGGTCCGAGGCCTGCATGCCGCAGAACGATCCGCGTGGCGGCACCGTGTACTGGATCGGCCCGGCCGGACAGGAACAGGACGCCGGCGTCGGTACCGATTTCCATGCCGTGCGCCACGGCAGCATCTCGATCACGCCGATCCACGTCGACCTGACCCGCTACCAGGCACTGGAAACGGTAGCCAGCTGGGTCGGCGGCCTGACCGCCAGCCTGGAGCCGTCGGCATGA
- a CDS encoding Smr/MutS family protein, translating into MSDPRDEDDDASLFREAIGQVRRMDDAPTPPRKPRPRPVARMAQADERAATSEFRLALEAMPIGAGDVLSHRIEALPTSIFNRLKRGQFSVQDELDLHGATAGQAETALRHFLRDAQRSGTACVRIIHGKGLGSDAEIPVLKNVVDRVLRHRSDVLAFHSATPAQGGTGAVVVLLAAR; encoded by the coding sequence ATGAGTGATCCGCGCGACGAAGACGACGACGCCAGCCTGTTCCGCGAGGCCATCGGCCAGGTGCGGCGCATGGACGACGCGCCGACACCGCCGCGCAAACCACGCCCGCGCCCGGTCGCGCGCATGGCCCAGGCCGATGAACGGGCCGCCACCAGCGAATTCCGCCTGGCCCTGGAAGCCATGCCGATCGGTGCCGGCGATGTGCTGTCGCACCGGATCGAGGCATTACCGACCAGCATTTTCAATCGGCTCAAACGTGGTCAGTTCTCGGTGCAGGACGAACTGGACCTGCACGGCGCCACCGCCGGCCAGGCCGAGACCGCGTTGCGCCATTTCCTGCGCGATGCCCAGCGCAGTGGAACGGCTTGCGTCCGCATCATCCACGGCAAGGGCCTGGGCTCGGACGCGGAGATCCCCGTGTTGAAGAACGTGGTCGATCGCGTGCTGCGCCATCGCAGCGACGTGCTGGCGTTCCACTCCGCGACACCGGCACAGGGCGGCACCGGTGCGGTGGTGGTGTTGCTGGCGGCGCGATGA
- the truD gene encoding tRNA pseudouridine(13) synthase TruD, giving the protein MSQALPLAFGPPVLEAVFRSELEDFQVDEIDGFAAHGEGEHLLLTLRKRGLNTSDVARRLAQWAGIGEVGIGYAGMKDRHAVTTQRFSVHLPKRVAPELATLAGEQLEVVDSTWHNRKLPRGALAGNRFTLVLRQVQGDQAAIDARLRDIAARGLPNWFGEQRFGRGGNNVNQALAMFEGRKVKREQRSMLLSAARSELFNRVLSARVHDGSWERGLEGEVWMLAGSRSVFGPEAFNDTLAQRLADFDIHPSGPQWGEGELRPQGECAALELRVLSEGDGPALRAGLEAARLKQERRALRQQAADLQWDWVDATTLTLRFTLLPGSYATALLHELGAVHEANRIR; this is encoded by the coding sequence GTGAGCCAGGCGCTCCCTTTGGCCTTCGGCCCGCCGGTACTGGAGGCAGTGTTCCGGAGTGAGCTCGAAGATTTCCAGGTTGACGAGATCGACGGCTTCGCCGCGCATGGCGAGGGCGAACACCTGCTGCTGACCCTGCGCAAGCGTGGCCTGAATACTTCGGACGTGGCGCGCAGGCTGGCCCAGTGGGCGGGCATCGGTGAGGTTGGCATCGGTTATGCCGGCATGAAGGATCGCCACGCGGTTACCACCCAGCGCTTCAGCGTGCACCTGCCCAAGCGGGTTGCGCCGGAGCTGGCGACGCTGGCCGGCGAACAACTGGAAGTCGTCGATTCGACCTGGCACAACCGCAAGCTGCCGCGCGGTGCGCTGGCCGGCAATCGCTTCACGCTGGTGTTGCGCCAGGTGCAGGGCGATCAAGCCGCCATCGACGCGCGTCTGCGGGATATCGCCGCGCGTGGTCTGCCCAACTGGTTTGGCGAGCAGCGCTTCGGGCGTGGCGGCAACAACGTCAACCAGGCGCTGGCGATGTTCGAAGGGCGCAAGGTCAAGCGCGAGCAGCGTTCGATGCTGCTGTCGGCCGCGCGTTCAGAACTGTTCAACCGCGTGCTGTCCGCGCGTGTACATGACGGTAGCTGGGAACGCGGGCTGGAGGGCGAGGTCTGGATGCTGGCTGGCAGTCGCAGCGTGTTCGGCCCGGAGGCTTTCAACGACACGCTGGCACAGCGATTGGCGGATTTCGATATCCATCCCAGCGGGCCGCAATGGGGCGAGGGCGAGTTGCGTCCGCAGGGCGAATGCGCCGCGCTGGAGCTGCGCGTGCTGTCCGAAGGCGACGGCCCCGCGCTGCGTGCCGGCCTGGAAGCGGCACGCCTGAAACAGGAGCGCCGCGCCCTGCGCCAGCAGGCGGCCGACCTGCAGTGGGACTGGGTCGATGCCACCACGCTGACGCTGCGTTTCACACTGCTGCCCGGCAGTTACGCCACCGCGCTGTTGCACGAACTGGGCGCCGTGCACGAGGCCAATCGCATCCGTTGA
- the yhbY gene encoding ribosome assembly RNA-binding protein YhbY, with translation MSVVLTSAQNRFLRGQAHGLKAALQTGGKGLTDAFFAELEEVLERHELIKVKLAAEDREARDAMIQQVAQRMEAAVVQRIGHVVVLYRPGRDKRNIVLPRA, from the coding sequence ATGTCAGTAGTCCTTACCTCTGCCCAGAACCGTTTCCTGCGTGGGCAGGCCCACGGGCTCAAGGCTGCACTGCAGACCGGCGGCAAGGGCCTGACCGATGCTTTCTTCGCTGAACTGGAAGAAGTGCTGGAGCGCCACGAACTGATCAAGGTGAAGCTTGCGGCCGAAGACCGTGAAGCCCGCGACGCCATGATCCAGCAGGTCGCCCAGCGCATGGAGGCCGCCGTCGTGCAGCGCATCGGCCACGTGGTCGTGCTGTACCGCCCCGGCCGCGACAAGCGCAACATCGTCCTGCCGCGGGCCTGA
- the eno gene encoding phosphopyruvate hydratase → MTQIAKIHAREILDSRGNPTLEAEVTLTDGSFGRAAVPSGASTGAKEAVELRDGDKTRYLGKGVTKAVGNINTTIAEALKGFDAADQEGLDRRLIDLDGTENKGRLGANALLGVSLANAHALAASNKKPLWQHLADTSESDVQLPVPMMNIINGGAHADNNVDFQEFMVLPVGFDSFSESLRAGTEIFHALKSVLKGHGLSTAVGDEGGFAPDFRSNVEALDTILEAIGKAGYTAGEDILLGLDVASSEFHDNGKYNLVGENKRLTSEQFVDFLADWAAQYPIITIEDGMAEDDWTGWKQLTDRIGKKVQLVGDDLFVTNPKIFKEGIESQTANAILIKVNQIGTLTETLEAIAMAHHAGYASIVSHRSGETEDTTIADIAVATTATQIKTGSLCRSDRVAKYNQLLRIEEALGKGARYAGRNAFISLKR, encoded by the coding sequence ATGACCCAGATTGCCAAGATCCACGCCCGCGAAATCCTCGACTCCCGTGGCAACCCCACGCTGGAAGCAGAAGTCACGCTCACTGATGGTTCCTTTGGCCGCGCGGCCGTGCCCTCCGGCGCCTCCACCGGCGCCAAGGAGGCGGTGGAACTGCGCGATGGCGACAAGACCCGCTACCTGGGCAAGGGTGTCACCAAGGCCGTCGGCAATATCAACACCACGATTGCCGAGGCGCTGAAGGGCTTTGATGCTGCCGACCAGGAAGGCCTGGACCGTCGCCTGATCGATCTGGACGGTACCGAGAACAAGGGCCGCCTGGGCGCCAACGCGCTGCTCGGCGTTTCCCTGGCCAATGCGCATGCGCTGGCCGCTTCGAACAAGAAGCCGCTGTGGCAGCACTTGGCCGACACCAGCGAGTCGGACGTGCAGCTGCCGGTGCCGATGATGAACATCATCAACGGCGGCGCCCACGCCGATAACAACGTGGACTTCCAGGAGTTCATGGTGCTGCCCGTGGGCTTCGATTCGTTCTCCGAATCGCTGCGCGCCGGCACCGAAATCTTTCATGCGCTCAAGAGCGTGCTCAAGGGGCATGGCCTGAGCACTGCGGTCGGTGACGAAGGTGGTTTTGCGCCTGACTTCCGCAGCAATGTCGAAGCGCTGGATACCATCCTGGAAGCGATCGGCAAGGCCGGCTACACCGCGGGCGAAGACATCCTGCTGGGCCTGGACGTGGCTTCGTCCGAGTTCCACGACAACGGCAAGTACAACCTGGTCGGCGAAAACAAGCGCCTGACCAGCGAGCAGTTCGTCGACTTCCTGGCCGACTGGGCCGCGCAGTACCCGATCATTACTATCGAAGACGGCATGGCCGAGGATGACTGGACCGGCTGGAAGCAGCTGACCGACCGCATCGGCAAGAAGGTCCAGCTGGTGGGCGACGACCTGTTCGTCACCAACCCGAAGATCTTCAAGGAAGGCATCGAGTCGCAGACCGCCAATGCGATCCTGATCAAGGTCAACCAGATCGGCACCCTGACCGAGACCCTGGAAGCCATCGCCATGGCCCACCACGCCGGTTACGCGTCGATTGTCTCGCACCGTTCGGGCGAGACCGAAGACACCACCATCGCAGACATCGCCGTGGCCACCACCGCCACCCAGATCAAGACCGGCTCGCTGTGCCGCAGCGACCGCGTGGCCAAGTACAACCAGCTGCTGCGCATCGAGGAAGCGCTGGGCAAGGGCGCGCGTTACGCCGGCCGCAACGCGTTCATCTCGCTCAAGCGCTGA
- the ftsB gene encoding cell division protein FtsB, translating into MAKPRWLLLVLVLLLAFLQYHLWFGRGSSGEVITMRAQVASQARENEGLHQRNAALAAEVEDLKSGEAAVEERARSELGMIKPGEKFYRVVDVPEGQAGAALPPVPQAPQEPTDAEAAAAAEGN; encoded by the coding sequence ATGGCCAAGCCGCGCTGGCTGCTGCTGGTGCTGGTGTTGCTGCTGGCCTTCCTGCAGTACCACCTGTGGTTCGGGCGTGGCAGCTCGGGCGAGGTCATCACCATGCGCGCGCAGGTGGCCAGCCAGGCCCGCGAGAACGAAGGCCTGCACCAGCGCAATGCCGCGCTGGCGGCCGAGGTGGAAGACCTCAAGTCCGGTGAGGCCGCCGTGGAAGAGCGCGCCCGCAGCGAGCTGGGCATGATCAAGCCCGGTGAAAAGTTCTATCGGGTGGTCGATGTACCGGAGGGCCAGGCCGGTGCAGCGCTGCCCCCGGTTCCACAGGCACCGCAGGAACCCACTGATGCAGAGGCCGCCGCGGCGGCCGAGGGCAACTGA
- a CDS encoding peptidoglycan DD-metalloendopeptidase family protein encodes MDLVVSLKTRAAQVALIVGMTTLVAACSSTVTRTNGPSSRGASGASAPRPVSKPKYGQSATVQRGQTLYRIAADNGIVASDLAAWNGIPPPYTIYPGQSLKLYPPGGARPAGTTVATGRPATPPTAAPVVVAPPVKSDIKWRWPADGQIVGRFVAGDAANQGVDIAGNGGDAVRASADGVVVYSGAGLVGYGELIIVKHSETWLSAYGHNRKRLVNEGQNVKAGQQIAEMGRSGASRDMLHFEIRYNGKPVDPQGYLPAR; translated from the coding sequence ATGGACCTGGTTGTGTCCCTGAAAACACGTGCCGCGCAGGTGGCGCTGATCGTCGGCATGACCACGCTGGTCGCGGCCTGCAGCAGTACCGTCACCCGGACCAATGGTCCGTCCAGTCGCGGTGCCAGTGGCGCCAGTGCGCCACGTCCGGTGTCCAAGCCCAAGTATGGGCAGAGCGCCACCGTCCAGCGCGGGCAGACGCTCTACCGCATCGCGGCTGACAATGGGATCGTGGCTTCCGACCTGGCCGCCTGGAACGGCATCCCACCGCCGTACACCATCTATCCGGGCCAGTCGTTGAAGCTGTATCCGCCCGGTGGCGCACGTCCTGCGGGAACCACCGTGGCAACCGGCCGGCCGGCTACGCCGCCGACCGCCGCGCCGGTGGTCGTTGCGCCGCCAGTCAAAAGCGACATCAAGTGGCGCTGGCCGGCCGATGGCCAGATCGTGGGCCGCTTCGTCGCCGGCGATGCCGCCAACCAGGGCGTGGATATCGCCGGCAACGGCGGCGACGCGGTGCGTGCCTCGGCCGATGGCGTGGTGGTGTATTCCGGCGCCGGACTGGTGGGTTACGGCGAGCTGATCATCGTCAAGCACAGCGAAACCTGGCTGTCGGCCTACGGCCACAACCGCAAGCGCCTGGTCAACGAAGGCCAGAATGTGAAGGCTGGCCAGCAGATCGCCGAGATGGGCCGCAGCGGCGCCTCGCGCGACATGCTGCACTTCGAGATCCGCTACAACGGCAAGCCGGTCGACCCGCAGGGCTATCTGCCGGCGCGGTAA
- a CDS encoding YqaA family protein has translation MQLFGPLYARAIAWSRHRQAPRLLFGLSFIEAIFFPVPPEVMLAPMCLAQPKRAFSFAGISLVGSLLGALIGYALGHFAYTAVQPLIDAMGWRDAVDGQVAHLRELVAQSPWRAFWLLVLAGFTPIPLKIFTWASGIVGVPLLPFIASMIVGRGKRVFLIALALRLGGERAEAALRRWIEPVGWIASVLLLVVIGVLAWRAKYG, from the coding sequence ATGCAGCTTTTCGGACCGCTGTACGCCCGCGCCATCGCGTGGTCGCGCCATCGCCAGGCGCCGCGCCTGCTGTTCGGCCTGAGCTTCATCGAAGCGATCTTCTTCCCGGTGCCGCCGGAAGTGATGCTGGCACCGATGTGCCTGGCCCAACCCAAGCGTGCGTTCTCGTTCGCCGGCATCAGCCTGGTGGGTTCGCTGCTGGGCGCGCTGATCGGCTATGCGCTGGGCCATTTCGCCTACACCGCCGTGCAGCCGCTGATCGATGCGATGGGCTGGCGCGACGCGGTGGACGGGCAGGTGGCGCACCTGCGCGAACTGGTGGCGCAGTCGCCCTGGCGCGCGTTCTGGCTGCTGGTGCTGGCCGGGTTCACACCGATCCCGCTGAAGATATTTACGTGGGCCTCAGGCATCGTCGGAGTGCCGCTGCTACCGTTCATCGCGAGCATGATCGTGGGTCGCGGCAAGCGCGTGTTCCTGATTGCCCTGGCCCTGCGCCTGGGTGGTGAACGTGCGGAAGCGGCGCTGCGGCGCTGGATCGAACCGGTGGGCTGGATCGCCAGCGTCCTGTTGCTGGTGGTGATTGGTGTGCTGGCGTGGAGGGCAAAGTACGGATGA
- the rlmE gene encoding 23S rRNA (uridine(2552)-2'-O)-methyltransferase RlmE, whose amino-acid sequence MAKRSQSSQRWLKEHFADPYVKKAQKEGLRSRAAYKLEELIARDRLLKPGMAVVDLGAAPGGWSQYVRQEMGGSGTVIAMDILEMPSLAGVEFLHGDFREQAVLSQLEAMLGGQQVDLVLSDMAPNKSGVDAVDQPRMMHLAELAIDFADGHLKPGGAFLIKLFQGVGFDDYIRDMRRRYDRVVIRKPDASRKRSPEVYALGQGKRTQPK is encoded by the coding sequence ATGGCCAAACGCAGTCAAAGCAGCCAGCGCTGGCTCAAAGAACACTTCGCCGACCCCTACGTCAAAAAGGCGCAGAAGGAGGGCCTGCGCTCGCGTGCGGCCTACAAGCTGGAGGAGCTGATCGCGCGCGACCGCCTGCTCAAGCCGGGCATGGCGGTGGTCGACCTGGGTGCCGCCCCGGGCGGCTGGTCCCAATACGTGCGCCAGGAGATGGGGGGCAGTGGCACGGTGATCGCGATGGACATCCTGGAGATGCCCTCGCTGGCCGGGGTCGAATTCCTTCACGGAGACTTCAGGGAGCAGGCCGTGTTATCGCAGCTGGAAGCGATGCTCGGCGGGCAACAGGTAGACCTTGTGCTTTCCGACATGGCCCCCAATAAGAGCGGTGTGGATGCGGTGGACCAGCCGAGGATGATGCATCTGGCCGAACTGGCGATCGATTTCGCCGACGGCCACCTCAAACCCGGCGGTGCGTTCCTGATCAAGTTGTTCCAGGGCGTGGGGTTCGACGATTACATCCGTGACATGCGCCGGCGCTACGACCGCGTGGTGATCCGCAAACCGGATGCCTCGCGCAAGCGGTCTCCGGAGGTTTACGCACTCGGGCAGGGCAAGCGCACCCAGCCCAAGTGA
- the ispF gene encoding 2-C-methyl-D-erythritol 2,4-cyclodiphosphate synthase, with the protein MSIPQIRIGQGFDVHAFATDGDHVMLGGVRVPHSCGVLAHSDGDVVIHALCDAMLGALALGDIGRHFPPSDPQWKDADSTDFLRHCDGLLRARGWQVGNADVTVMCERPKVGPHAVAMCAHLASVLGIDVDAMSVKATTTEKLGFTGRGEGIAAQAVVLLVRV; encoded by the coding sequence ATGAGCATTCCCCAGATCCGCATCGGCCAGGGCTTCGACGTGCATGCCTTCGCCACCGACGGCGACCACGTGATGCTTGGCGGGGTGCGCGTGCCGCACAGCTGTGGCGTGCTGGCCCATAGCGATGGCGACGTGGTGATCCATGCGCTATGCGATGCCATGCTGGGTGCGTTGGCGCTGGGTGATATTGGCCGGCATTTCCCGCCTAGCGATCCGCAGTGGAAGGATGCCGATAGCACCGATTTCCTGCGTCATTGCGATGGCCTGCTGCGCGCGCGCGGCTGGCAGGTCGGCAATGCCGATGTCACCGTGATGTGCGAGCGGCCGAAGGTCGGCCCGCATGCGGTGGCGATGTGCGCGCACCTGGCCAGCGTGCTGGGCATCGATGTCGATGCGATGAGTGTCAAGGCCACCACCACCGAGAAACTCGGCTTCACCGGTCGCGGTGAAGGCATCGCGGCGCAGGCCGTGGTGCTGCTGGTGCGGGTGTGA
- the ispD gene encoding 2-C-methyl-D-erythritol 4-phosphate cytidylyltransferase, with amino-acid sequence MMHGVWVIVPAAGRGLRFGSEIPKQYLDVAGQPVLAWTLSTLLAHPLIEGAVVAVSADDPWWPGWTEFGGKPVIACVGGGTRAASVLAALQVLPDQVRADDFVLVHDAARPNLTDADLQQLIERGREDPVGALLAAPVRDTLKRAGDDGGVDGTEPRERLWRALTPQMFRRLQLTRALDDAAGAGIDVTDESMAMERQGLRPLLIEGSETNFKITTPADLDRFAYILSLRVTASDH; translated from the coding sequence CTGATGCACGGGGTGTGGGTGATCGTGCCTGCGGCAGGCCGCGGGCTGCGTTTCGGTAGTGAAATTCCCAAGCAGTACCTGGACGTGGCCGGTCAGCCGGTACTGGCCTGGACGCTGTCCACGCTGCTGGCGCATCCGTTGATTGAAGGCGCGGTCGTGGCTGTGTCCGCGGACGATCCGTGGTGGCCGGGCTGGACCGAATTTGGTGGCAAGCCGGTGATCGCCTGCGTCGGCGGCGGCACCCGCGCGGCATCGGTGCTGGCCGCATTGCAGGTGTTGCCGGATCAGGTGCGTGCCGATGATTTCGTCCTGGTCCACGACGCCGCGCGTCCCAATCTGACTGATGCAGACCTGCAGCAGTTGATCGAACGCGGTCGCGAAGATCCGGTCGGCGCGCTGCTGGCTGCGCCGGTGCGCGATACGCTCAAGCGCGCCGGCGACGATGGCGGCGTGGATGGTACCGAGCCGCGCGAGCGGCTGTGGCGTGCGCTGACTCCGCAGATGTTCCGTCGCCTGCAGCTGACCCGCGCGCTGGATGACGCGGCGGGTGCCGGCATCGACGTCACCGACGAGTCCATGGCCATGGAGCGCCAGGGCCTGCGCCCGCTGCTGATCGAAGGCAGCGAAACCAATTTCAAGATCACCACGCCGGCCGACCTGGATCGCTTCGCCTACATCCTGTCGCTGCGGGTGACGGCTTCGGACCATTGA
- a CDS encoding protein-L-isoaspartate(D-aspartate) O-methyltransferase, whose amino-acid sequence MTPRLRLQPAEAAGSGMTSQRVRDRLVQRLREAGIADEHVLNAIGTVPRHLFVDEALATRAYEDTALPIGHSQTISQPWVVARMTEVLLADRNPKTVLEVGTGSGYQAAVLAALGLEVFTVERIGDLLRLARKRLRQLGMNVRSKHDDGRIGWPEHAPYDAIIVTAAGPALVSALIEQLAPGGVLVAPVGGASSQALVQVSKDADGTLRQATLAPAMFVPLLSGTLD is encoded by the coding sequence ATGACGCCACGGTTGCGGTTGCAGCCCGCCGAGGCTGCCGGTTCGGGCATGACATCGCAGCGCGTGCGCGACCGCCTGGTCCAGCGCCTGCGCGAAGCCGGCATCGCCGACGAGCACGTGCTCAACGCCATCGGCACGGTGCCGCGCCATCTGTTCGTGGACGAAGCGCTGGCCACCCGTGCCTACGAGGACACCGCGCTGCCGATCGGCCACAGCCAGACCATTTCCCAGCCGTGGGTGGTGGCGCGCATGACCGAGGTGCTGCTGGCTGATCGCAATCCGAAGACCGTGCTGGAAGTCGGTACAGGTTCGGGTTACCAGGCGGCCGTGCTGGCTGCGCTGGGCCTGGAAGTCTTTACGGTCGAGCGCATCGGCGACCTGCTGCGCCTGGCACGCAAGCGCCTGCGCCAGCTCGGCATGAACGTGCGCAGCAAGCACGACGACGGCCGCATCGGCTGGCCGGAACATGCGCCTTATGACGCCATTATCGTCACCGCTGCCGGCCCGGCGCTGGTTTCGGCGCTGATCGAGCAGCTCGCGCCGGGCGGGGTGCTGGTGGCACCGGTCGGCGGTGCGTCGTCGCAGGCGTTGGTGCAGGTCAGCAAGGATGCGGACGGCACCCTGCGGCAGGCCACGTTGGCGCCGGCCATGTTTGTCCCCCTGCTTTCGGGAACCCTCGACTGA